In Vibrio fluvialis, the DNA window GCTGGCAACGCCATATCCACTACCAAGAAAAAGCAAGACGCGGCGACCGTGGTCGGCAATGTATCCCACCAGTCACACAATGTGGATGTGGATGACTTCTGGGTGGGCAGCAGCGAGCATGCCAATCCAGCGAAGAAATCACTCTCCGCCCTGCCCTCAGCCCGCTTGCTGGCGCAGCGTCTCGGAGTGGATTTACAGCGTTTACAAGGCACCGGGCCTGATGGTTTGATTGTCGATAGTGATGTGCAGAATGCTGCCGACCAACAGATCCCCGGCACTGAAGTGCTCAAAGGCGCGCGGAGAACCATGGTCAATACCATGACCGAATCGCACCTGCAAGTCGCGGCGGTCACTATTACCGAAGAAGCCCTGCTGACCGAGTGGAAGCCGGGTGAAGACATCTCGATTCGCCTCATTCAGGCGATTGTCTATGCCTGCCAGCAAGAGCCGGCGATGAATGCCTGGTTTGATGCCGAAACCATGACCCGCTGCGTGCACAGCACCGTCAATATCGGGATTGCGGTCGACAGCACGCATGGGCTGTATGTGCCAGTCCTGCGCCGCGCGGATGAGTTTGAACCACAAGCCATGCGTGAATGGCTCGATACCACCGTGCAAGGGATTCGCGAACGCAAAATTGGCCGCGAACAGTTGCAACACGCCACTATCACGTTATCCAACTTCGGTGCAATTGCCGGGATCTTTGCGACGCCAGTCGTCTCACCGCCTCAGGTCACCATTGTTGGTGCCGGTCGCATCATCGAAAAAGTGATGATCAAAGACGAGCAATTGATGAACGTGAAAGCAATGCCGCTGTCGATTACCTTCGACCACCGTGCCTGTACAGGTGGTGAAGCGGCCCGCTTTGCCCGCGCGCTGGTGCAGGATCTGCAACGTCCAAGCGCAACTTGAGCAACAGCGAATCTGCTTAACCAAAAACCACCTCTTTCGAAGGTGGTTTTCTTTTGCAGCAACTCATGTGCATGCACAGCCAGCATCGACATCCAAATCAGGGGAAAACTCACGCCTAAAACAGACAAATCAGTCAAAAATCACACTGCATGATAAAAACTTGAAAATTCCGGAATTTTACCAATAAAACTTATCAACATTAGGTCAATTTAGCCTAACAGTACTGCAATTTCTTTTGAAAGAGCGCGTATTTTGACCATACTTAACATCAAACCTCACTGTTGAGGTGTGCTCGTTAAGGAGCGGTTATGTTTACCAAAATACTTATGCTCGCTACTTGTCTAAGTTTCAGCTTTTTTAGCGGTAGCGTTTTGTCTGAAGACCGCGCTGGCAATAGCGCGACAGGCCCCATCGTCATGTGCGAGTTGCCAGACGGTACAACAAAGCAATTGCCGATAGTGATATGCCAGCACAATAAGTAATCGTTAAAAAGGGAGCACAATGTGCTCCCTTTCTTTTGCCAACCGAACAAACAATCAGGTCGTGACTTTTGCAAAACTATCAAAAAGTACAACTACAACTTGATTGCTCAAATAAACACAAGAAATATTAAGTTATTAACCCGTTTTTAAAAAAGACGCTTTCCAAAACAATTTATTCATTCATCTCACACCGATCTAATCAGCTCCGGCATGATCTCAAATAAATCCCCGACCAAGCCGTAGTCGGCGATCTGGAAAATTGGCGCGTCCGGGTCGCTGTTAATGGCGACGATCACTCTAGAATCTTTCATGCCGGCCAAGTGCTGAATTGCGCCGGAAATCCCCACCGCAATGTAGAGTTCTGGTGCCACGATTTTACCGGTCTGACCGACTTGCAAATCGTTGGAGACGAATCCGGCATCGACCGCCGCACGTGACGCGCCAATGGCACCGCCGAGTTTGTCAGCGAGCTGTTCCACCAGTGCGAAGTTTTCTTTACTCCCCAGACCTCGGCCACCGGAAATCACCACTCTGGCGGCAGGCAGTTCGGGACGTGCGCTTTCCACTTTTTGCTGCGAGACAAACTGCGACGTCGCCGATTCAATAGCGTGATCAACGGTTTTCACCTCCGCATTTCCTCCCGTACTGGCGACGGCATCAAAGGCTGAGCTACGAATCGTCATCACTTTGATCGCATCCAGTGATTTCACTTTGGCCAGCGCGTTGCCTGCATAAATGGGGCGAACCACAATCTCTGGCGATTCAATCGCAATCACATCAGAAAGTTGCCCCACATCGAGCAACGCAGCCACTCGCGGCAGCAGGTTTTTACCAAACGTCGTTGCAGACGCGAGTACGTGGGAGTGGTTGCGCGCGATTTCTGCCACCAACGCCGCGCCGTTTTCTGCCAGGCGATGTTCATAAACGGGATTGTCGGCCAGCAGCACATGGCTGACCCCCGCACAAGTTTTTGCCGCCTCTGCAACCACGGCACACGCCGCGCCCATCACAAGTACACTCACCTCTCCGCCAATTGCCTTAGCTGCCTGCAAAGTTCGTAATGTATCCACAGCCAGCACCTGGTTGTTGTGCTCGGCAATGACTAAAATCGATAGTTCGCTCATCTGTTGCTCCTGCACATTCAGCCAATCACTTTGGCTTCGTTTTTCAGCTTATCCACCAGCTCAGACACACTGGTCACCATCACGCCCGCTTTACGCTCAGGCGGTGGCATGACTTCCATGATTTGCTGATGCGTGTTGAGCGTTACCCCTAAATCCTCCGCCGTGGTGATGTCTAGCGGTTTGCGTTTGGCTTTCATAATGTTGGGCAGCGACGCGTAACGCGGCTCATTGAGGCGTAAATCGGTGCTGATGATTGCTGGTAAAGCGAGCTTGAGCGTCTCCAGCCCGCCGTCAATCTCGCGCGTGACCAGCACGGCGTCGCCCTGCACGTCCACTTTGGATGCGAAGGTGCCTTGTGGGCGCTCTGTCAGCGCCGCCAGCATTTGCGCGACTTGGTTGTTGTCGGTATCGATGGACTGTTTTCCCAGCAGCATCAAACCCGGCGCTTCGCTCGCCATCACCGCTTTGAGCAGTTTGGCCACATTGAGCGGCTCGGGCGCACCATCGGTTTGGATGTGAATCGCGCGATCGGCGCCGAGTGCTAATGCAGCGCGCAGTTGCTCTTGGCAACTGGCATCTCCCGCGGAAACCACAATCACCTCTTCGGCAATGCCCGCCTCTCGCAGGCGAATCGCTTCTTCCACCGCGATTTCGCAAAACGGGTTGATGGCCATTTTGACGTTGTTGGTTTCAACGCCAGAGCCATCATTTTTCACTCTGACTTTTACGTAAGCGTCAACAACACGTTTGACAGCAACTAAGACTTTCACACAGCCTCCTTAAGCGCTTGGTCATCCTTGGTGAATGGACCTTAGGGAATGTTGGTGGAATCAAACTGCTCGGTGATGACTGTTTGATGCGAGCCAAAACATTGTGCTTTCTGGACTGGTTAAATCCCGCATATCAACCACCTTTGACCACCAAACCCATTCAAACTAACCAGAAAATCATACACTTTCTGCCATTCTCAATGGGTTAAATGAGGTTACTCTTTGAGCTTAGTTGAGTTTACGTTTACGTCAACTGGACTATATTTAATCCATAAATACCGTTAACGCATGGATGAAAAGCATGGAACGAGAAACGATGGAGTTTGATGTCGTGATTGTTGGCGCAGGCCCGGCAGGACTGGCTTGCGCGTGTAAACTGGCACAAATCAGCCAGCAGCAAAACGAGCCGGATTTCAGCATTTGCGTGGTCGAGAAAGGCTCTGAAGTGGGCGCGCATATTCTCTCTGGCGCTCTGTTTGAAACCACGGCTCTGGATGAGCTGTTTCCCGACTGGTCGTCCATGGAGTCGCCGCTGACAACCAAAGTCAGTTCGGATGAATTTCTCTATCTCACCACCGAATACAACCACATTCGCCTGCCTCACTTTGTGACGCCAAAAACCATGCACAACACAGACAAAAGCTATGTCATCAGCTTGAGCGAATTGTGCCGCTGGCTGGCCAAACAAGCCGAAAATCTGGGGGTAGAGATCTTCCCCGGCTTTGCCGCAGCCAGCGTCAATTATGACGAAAGCGGCGCTGTCGTCGGTGTCACCACGTCGGATATGGGGTTAGACAAAGCGGGCAATCAGAAAGCCAATTTCGAACCGGGCATTGAGCTGAAAGCCAAATACACCATTTTTGCCGAAGGCGCGCGCGGCCATTTGGGGAAAGAGCTGATAGAGCATTTCAAACTCGATGAAGGAAAGCAGCCGCAGCACTACGCGCTGGGTATCAAAGAGATCTGGGAACTGCCGGACGATCACCCGCACAACAACGCGGGTGAAGTGATTCACGGCCTTGGCTGGCCGCTGAATGAAACCCACACCACGGGTGGTAGCTTTCTCTACAAGCTCGGCAACAACCAGATTGCGATTGGTTTGATCACCGATCTCAACTATCACAACCCGTATTTGAGCCCGTTTGATGAGTTTCAACGCCTCAAACATCACCCGGCGATCAGCAAGCATTTAACAGGCGGTCAGCGCATTGCCTATGGCGCGCGCGCGATTGCCAAAGGCGGCTTGAATTCTTTGCCCAAACAGCAATTTCCCGGCGGTTTGCTGATCGGCTGTGATGCCGGCACGCTCAACTTTGCCAAAATCAAAGGCTGTCATACCGCAATGAAATCCGGCATGTTGGCGGCTGAAGCCATCACACATGCGCTGAAAGCGGGCGATCAACGTCATTTTGAGCCCGATTACGACTCGCTGTTCAAGGCATCCTGGTTGTATGAAGAGCTCGAACAGTCACAAAACTTCTGCGCCACCATTCACCGCTTTGGCAATGTGGCGGGCGGCGTCATCAACAGCTTCGAGCAGAACATTTGGGGGCCGCTGTTTAAACGCGCCGCGCCATGGGAGATGGAAGATCCGCACCCGGACCATGTCCGCATCATCGATATTTCACGCTGCACGCCCATTGAGTATCCAAAACCCGATGGCGTGCTGAGCTTCGACAAACCCTCATCAGTCTTTCTGTCCGGCACGCAGCATGAAGAGA includes these proteins:
- a CDS encoding electron transfer flavoprotein-ubiquinone oxidoreductase; amino-acid sequence: MERETMEFDVVIVGAGPAGLACACKLAQISQQQNEPDFSICVVEKGSEVGAHILSGALFETTALDELFPDWSSMESPLTTKVSSDEFLYLTTEYNHIRLPHFVTPKTMHNTDKSYVISLSELCRWLAKQAENLGVEIFPGFAAASVNYDESGAVVGVTTSDMGLDKAGNQKANFEPGIELKAKYTIFAEGARGHLGKELIEHFKLDEGKQPQHYALGIKEIWELPDDHPHNNAGEVIHGLGWPLNETHTTGGSFLYKLGNNQIAIGLITDLNYHNPYLSPFDEFQRLKHHPAISKHLTGGQRIAYGARAIAKGGLNSLPKQQFPGGLLIGCDAGTLNFAKIKGCHTAMKSGMLAAEAITHALKAGDQRHFEPDYDSLFKASWLYEELEQSQNFCATIHRFGNVAGGVINSFEQNIWGPLFKRAAPWEMEDPHPDHVRIIDISRCTPIEYPKPDGVLSFDKPSSVFLSGTQHEENQPCHLKLTDPSIPIETHLPKFGEPAQRYCPAGVYEVIVVDEVPRFQINAANCVHCKTCDIKDPSQNIIWCPPEGGGGPNYRNM
- a CDS encoding electron transfer flavoprotein subunit alpha/FixB family protein, whose amino-acid sequence is MSELSILVIAEHNNQVLAVDTLRTLQAAKAIGGEVSVLVMGAACAVVAEAAKTCAGVSHVLLADNPVYEHRLAENGAALVAEIARNHSHVLASATTFGKNLLPRVAALLDVGQLSDVIAIESPEIVVRPIYAGNALAKVKSLDAIKVMTIRSSAFDAVASTGGNAEVKTVDHAIESATSQFVSQQKVESARPELPAARVVISGGRGLGSKENFALVEQLADKLGGAIGASRAAVDAGFVSNDLQVGQTGKIVAPELYIAVGISGAIQHLAGMKDSRVIVAINSDPDAPIFQIADYGLVGDLFEIMPELIRSV
- a CDS encoding dihydrolipoamide acetyltransferase family protein, with product MKSFMLPDLGEGLAESEIVEWHVNVGDVVKVDQVVLTVETAKATVEVPAPYAGKIVSRHGNEGDVINIGSLLLEIEELDSAGNAISTTKKKQDAATVVGNVSHQSHNVDVDDFWVGSSEHANPAKKSLSALPSARLLAQRLGVDLQRLQGTGPDGLIVDSDVQNAADQQIPGTEVLKGARRTMVNTMTESHLQVAAVTITEEALLTEWKPGEDISIRLIQAIVYACQQEPAMNAWFDAETMTRCVHSTVNIGIAVDSTHGLYVPVLRRADEFEPQAMREWLDTTVQGIRERKIGREQLQHATITLSNFGAIAGIFATPVVSPPQVTIVGAGRIIEKVMIKDEQLMNVKAMPLSITFDHRACTGGEAARFARALVQDLQRPSAT
- a CDS encoding electron transfer flavoprotein subunit beta/FixA family protein translates to MKVLVAVKRVVDAYVKVRVKNDGSGVETNNVKMAINPFCEIAVEEAIRLREAGIAEEVIVVSAGDASCQEQLRAALALGADRAIHIQTDGAPEPLNVAKLLKAVMASEAPGLMLLGKQSIDTDNNQVAQMLAALTERPQGTFASKVDVQGDAVLVTREIDGGLETLKLALPAIISTDLRLNEPRYASLPNIMKAKRKPLDITTAEDLGVTLNTHQQIMEVMPPPERKAGVMVTSVSELVDKLKNEAKVIG